The Pirellulimonas nuda genome includes a region encoding these proteins:
- the guaB gene encoding IMP dehydrogenase, producing the protein MPTAESHDPSQDRSAGLGLTFDDVLLEPRYSDVVPAEVSVATRLTERIGMEIPILSSPMDTVTEHRMAIGLAREGGLGVIHKNLSIELQAQEVEKVKRSANGIIVDPVTLPPDASILQAREAMASSRVSGIPIVEPGGKLAGILTRRDLRFQDRDDVPVSDVMTRQETLVTATGTVTLEEAEKILMEKKVEKLLLVDEDYRLTGLITIKDIDQLRSYPQAARDRSGRLRVGAAVGVHDYERVEGLIAAGADFVVVDSAHGHSKNVVETVAQIKSRWDIDVVAGNVATAEGCRDLIGAGADAVKVGIGPGSICTTRIISGIGVPQITAIQNAARAAQGTGTTIIADGGVRYSGDITKALAAGAHAVMIGGLLAGLDESPGDRVLYQGRTYKSYRGMGSLGAMVHGSSERYRQGGAERQGKGKLVPEGVEGRVPYKGALGPFVYQLVGGLRAGMGYCGTKTIDELRTETRFIRVSPASVRESHPHDIAITQEAPNYSAEYADGDSV; encoded by the coding sequence ATGCCCACCGCTGAATCCCACGACCCCTCGCAAGATCGCTCCGCCGGCCTCGGGCTCACGTTCGACGACGTGCTGCTAGAGCCCCGCTACAGCGACGTGGTCCCCGCCGAGGTGAGCGTCGCCACCCGGCTCACCGAGCGGATCGGGATGGAGATCCCGATCCTCAGCTCGCCGATGGACACCGTCACCGAGCACCGCATGGCGATCGGCCTGGCGCGCGAGGGGGGCCTCGGGGTGATCCACAAGAACCTCTCGATCGAGCTGCAGGCCCAAGAGGTCGAGAAGGTCAAACGCTCCGCCAACGGCATCATCGTCGACCCGGTGACGCTGCCCCCCGACGCTAGCATCCTGCAGGCGCGCGAAGCGATGGCTAGCAGCCGCGTCTCCGGTATCCCCATCGTCGAGCCCGGCGGCAAGCTAGCAGGCATCCTCACCCGGCGTGATTTGCGGTTCCAAGACCGCGACGACGTGCCGGTGAGCGACGTGATGACGCGGCAGGAAACACTGGTAACGGCCACAGGGACTGTGACGCTTGAAGAAGCTGAAAAGATCCTAATGGAAAAAAAGGTCGAGAAGCTTCTGCTGGTTGACGAAGATTACAGACTGACCGGCCTGATTACGATCAAGGACATCGACCAGCTACGCAGTTACCCGCAGGCGGCCCGCGACCGGAGCGGGAGGCTGCGTGTCGGAGCGGCGGTTGGGGTCCACGATTACGAGCGGGTCGAGGGGCTGATCGCCGCCGGAGCCGACTTCGTGGTCGTCGACAGCGCGCACGGCCACTCGAAGAACGTGGTTGAGACGGTCGCACAAATCAAGAGCCGCTGGGACATCGACGTGGTGGCCGGCAACGTAGCGACGGCCGAGGGCTGCCGGGACCTGATCGGGGCCGGCGCCGACGCCGTGAAAGTGGGCATCGGGCCCGGGTCGATCTGCACCACGCGGATCATCTCCGGGATCGGCGTCCCGCAGATTACCGCGATCCAGAACGCCGCGCGGGCGGCGCAAGGAACGGGGACGACGATTATCGCCGACGGCGGCGTGCGGTACTCCGGAGACATCACCAAGGCGCTCGCCGCGGGCGCCCACGCCGTGATGATCGGGGGCCTGCTCGCCGGGCTCGACGAGAGCCCGGGCGACCGGGTGCTGTACCAGGGACGCACGTACAAGAGCTACCGCGGGATGGGTTCACTGGGCGCCATGGTGCATGGCTCCAGCGAACGCTACCGCCAGGGCGGAGCGGAACGACAGGGAAAAGGAAAACTCGTCCCCGAAGGGGTGGAGGGCCGCGTCCCCTACAAGGGCGCGCTCGGCCCGTTCGTCTACCAACTGGTGGGCGGCCTCCGCGCGGGGATGGGGTACTGTGGAACCAAGACCATCGATGAGCTGCGTACGGAAACGCGGTTCATACGGGTGTCGCCGGCATCGGTTAGGGAGAGCCATCCTCATGACATCGCCATCACGCAGGAAGCCCCAAATTACTCGGCTGAGTACGCCGACGGCGACTCCGTCTAG